CCGAACAGCGAGAAGACGATCACCGGGGCCAGGAACATCGACGCGGTGCCCGAAACGGCGACCGCCGCATAGAGGTCTTCCGTCCCGGCCAGCAGGAACAGCAGCCCGCCCAGCATGAACAGCGCCATCGCGATCCGCCCGTTGGCGGCGGTGACCGCGCCCAGCCGCATTTCGACAACCGCCAGCCGCGCCGCCGAGGACAGCGCGGAATCGAGCGTGGACATGGCCGATACCAGCAATGCGGCATTCAGACAGAAGATGACGGCGGGGTTGAACATGCGCATCCAGACCGCCGCCATCGCCTCGCCTTCCTGCGCGACAAGCCCGGCCTGCGCGCCGAACAGCCCGAACAGGAAGATGCAGCCGGCGGAAATCCAGAACGCATGCAGAAACGACAGCCTTGTCGTCCGCCGGTCCGCCAGGAAGCCCCGGTCGATCATCACCGGGTCATGCGCCGGGTAGCTGAGCACCTGCAGCGCGGCGACGGCCAGCAATATCCAGCCAGGGGCCGGGCCCGATACGCCGGGCGCGGACAGCGCCGTCGCCAGTTCGAATTCGGGTGCGGCGAACAGGGCTACCGCCGCGACCGCCAGAACAACGAGGAACAGCAGCATCTGCGCGACATCGGTCCGCAGGGAGGCGCGCAGCCCGCCCATCATCGAATAGGTCAGCCCGACCAGCACGAATGCGGTGATGGCGAGTTCGCGGGCATAGGCGTAGCCGGAAAAGGCGGCGGCGAAGATCACGCCGACCACCAGCAGGTTGGCGAAGACTTCCGACATCAGCCGCAGGGCGACCACGGCGTTGTAGCAGGCGACGCCGGCCGCGCCGAACCGGTCGCGCAGGAAGTCCTGCAGCGACGCGGCGCCATGGCGGAACCGGACGCGGTCGACGATGACGGCGCCAGTCAGGAAGGATGCGTAATAGGTCGTATAGGCCAGCACGCCGGCGATGCCGTAATAGAATCCCAGGATCGCCGCGTTCATCAGCGATCGGGCGAATATCCAGGTCGTGACCTGGCTGAGCACCAGCGTCCACAACCCAGGCGCACGGCCGGTTTCGTCGCGTCCGGAAAAGAAACCGTCCACGCCCGTTACCCGCGGCGACAGCACAAGGCTGACCACGGCGATGACGGTCACAAAGGCGACGAGCGCCAGGGGATCGGCAAAATAGGACAAGACAACAACTTTCTGAAGCAGAACTGAGGATCACAGATAACCCGTGCACGGGTTATCTGTCGCCTCACATTCGCGCGATTCCGCCGCCGTTCCGCGTGACGGGATTGGTGCCGTTCGAATGGCGCGTTTGGACCCTGCGGGGGTACGTTCGATAGTCTAAAGAAGAGAAAGGTTTATTAGCGGAGGAAACGGATGCTGACCGACGACATGAAACGCGTGATCCGCGAACAGAAACTGGGCTTCCTGGCGAGCGTCAATGCGGACGGCACGCCCAACCTTTCGCCCAAGGCGACCTATATCGTCCTCGACGATACCACGATTGCCTTCGTCGAACTGCGGTCGCCGAACACGATGCGCAACCTTGCGCGCAATCCCTCGGTGGCGCTGAATTTCGTCGATCCCTTCGTGCGCAAGGGCTACCGGTTCCAGGGGCGCGCCACCGCCGTGATGCGGGGCGCCGACGGCTTCGATGCGCTGTTCGCCCGGTTCGGCGATCTGGGCGGACTGGCGGAGGCGGTGCGCGCGGTCGTGCGCATCGACCTTGAGGAAGCCGACGCCCTGATTTCCCCCGCCTATGACCGGGGGGCGACCGAACATTCCCTGCGACAGGACTGGACCCGGAAATTCCGCGACATGCAGCCCGGCGGTATCTTCGACACGGGCGTTTAGGCGCTTACCGAATGCGCGGCGTACCCGGAAAATCTTGGATGAGCTCCGGTGGCGGGTACTTGAAACTGGAAGTGAAAGCATTATATTCCTATTATTCGGTTGTGGCCATGATCCGCCGCCCGATATCGGAAAATGCAAATAAAAGCCAACCATTGCCAATGAAATCAGGATATCGCCAGGGGCAGCACCGCCAATCGATGTTAACCGATGTTAAGGGATGTTAAGGGATGTTAATCCGCGCGTAATTTTTATGCCGGGAGGAATCGACCGATGGATGGTGTAACGGGGCGGCTGGCCGGATTCGTGGCGGAGACCGGGTTCGAGGACCTGCCGGCGGCGATTGTCGCGCGGGTGACGGTGCGGGGCGAAACCCATGAGGCCTTTGTCGAAGCGCCAAAAGGCGGGCCCGGAAATTTCATGGATGAATCCGAATTCATGGATGAATTCAATACATTATGCGGGCATTATATGTCGAAACCGGCCATGGACCGCTTCGCCAGGGGCCTTCTGACGCTGGACCAGGCGAACAGCGTGGCGTCTGTGCCGGGCTTCGGCCAGGCCCATTGACCGGTGGCGTTCTCCGCGATTGCTTCGAACCCGATCCACGCCTATGTTCCGCCCGGAATTAGGCCGTATCCGGTAAGAAATCGATGACTGATCAAAGCCATATCCGCAATTTTGCGATCATTGCCCATATCGACCATGGCAAATCGACGCTGGCCGACCGGCTGATCGAGAAGGCCGGGTCGCTGGCGGCGCGCGAGATGAAGGAACAGTTCCTCGATTCGATGGATCTGGAGCGCGAACGCGGCATCACCATCAAGGCGCATGCGGTCCGCCTGGAATACAGGGCGAAGGACGGCGAGACCTATATCCTCAACCTGATGGACACGCCGGGCCATGTCGATTTCGCCTATGAGGTGAGCCGCAGCCTGGCCGCCTGCGAGGGATCGATCCTGCTGGTCGACGCCAGCCAGGGAGTCGAGGCGCAGACGCTGGCGAATGTCTATCTGGCGCTGGACGCCGACCATGAAATCGTCACCGTCCTGAACAAGGTCGACCTGCCCTCCGCGGAGCCGGACCGGATCCGCCAGCAGATCGAGGATGTGATCGGGCTGGACGCCAGCGACGCCATTGCCGTTTCCGCCAAAACGGGGCAGGGCGTGGACGACGTGCTGGAGGCGCTGGTGAAGCATCTGCCGCCGCCCGCCGGCGATCCGAAAGCGCCGCTGCGCGCCTTGCTGGTCGACAGCTGGTATGACGCCTATCTCGGCGTCGTGGCGCTGGTTCGCGTCGTCGACGGCACCCTGACCAAGGGCCAGCGTATCCGCATGATGGCCACCGGTACCGCCCATCCGGTGGAGCGCGTCGGCATCTTCACGCCGAAGGGCGTCATGATCGACGCGCTGGGCCCCGGCGAGATCGGCTTTATCACCGCCTCGATCAAATCGGTCGCGGATTGCAAGGTCGGCGATACGCTGACCGACGACCGCGTGCCGGCGCTCAAGGTGCTGGCCGGGTTCAAGCCGTCGGTGCCGGTCGTGTTCTGCGGGCTGTTTCCCGTCGACGCGGCGGATTACGACGATCTGCGCGAGAGCCTGGCGCGGCTCGCGCTGAACGATTCGAGCTTCCATTACGAACCGGAAACCTCCGCCGCGCTGGGCTTCGGGTTCCGCTGCGGCTGCCTCGGCCTGCTGCATCTGGAAATCGTCCAGGAACGGCTGGAGCGGGAATTCGACCTTGACCTCATCACCACCGCCCCCTCCGTCGTCTACCGGATCGCGCTGACCAATGGCGAACAGATCGAACTGCACAACCCGGCGGATTATCCCGAACCGATGCGGATCGACACCATCGCCGAACCCTGGATCAAGGCGACGATCATGGCGCCGGACGAATATCTCGGCGGGATTCTGTCGCTGTGCACGGAACGGCGCGGGGAGCAGGTGGAACTGACCTATGTCGGCGACCGGGCCATGGTCGTTTACAGGCTACCGCTGAACGAGGTCGTGTTCGATTTCTACGACCGGCTGAAATCGATCAGCCGCGGCTACGCCAGCTTCGATTATGAAATTTCCGGATACCGCGAAGGCGACCTGGTCAAGGTCGGCATTCTGGTGAACAACGAACCGGTCGATGCGCTGGCGCTGATCACCCATAAATCGCAGTCGGAACGGCGCGGCCGGCAGCTCTGCGAACGATTGAAGACTCTGATCCCGCGCCAGTTGTTCAAGATCGCCATCCAGGCCTCGATCGGCGGCAAGGTGATTGCCCGGGAAACCGTCAGCGCGCTGCGCAAGGACGTGACCGCGAAATGCTATGGCGGCGACATTACCCGCAAGCGCAAGCTGCTGGAAAAGCAGAAGAAGGGCAAGAAGCGGATGCGCCAGTTCGGCCAGGTGGAAATCCCGCAATCGGCCTTCCTCGAAGCGCTGCGGATGGAGGACCGCTAGATCAGCGCCGCAGGCCCCTGGGTCGCGGCGGCCGCCGGCCGAGACGCAGGAACAGCCCGCCAAGCATCAGGAACAGCACGAACAGGATCGTGAACGATTCCCAGGTCGGCCGCAGCAGAAGATACGGGACGATGACCGAGTCCCACAGCGCCGGCAGGTGCAGGTGACGCTGGATGACGACCTGTATCATGTTCAGGCTCTCGATATCCGCGCTGGCCCAAGCCTGCCCCGCGACCGCCGTGACATCCGTGCCCACCAGCCAGATCGCCACCCCCGACAGCAGGGTAATCAACGACAGTGCGACGAACAGACGGCCCAGAAAACGCAAAATCGACACGCGGAATACCATCCTGTTTCAAGCAATGCGGGGCACCCTAACACGCATGGGTTTCGGCGGGAACCACTGGCTTGCGTACGGGAAAGCAAGAATGTAGTGTCCGCCGCGCCGACCGGGACGGTTCGGCCGTGGAAGGGTGGCCGAGTGGCTTAAGGCGCACGCTTGGAAAGCGTGTTTAGGGAAACCTAACGCGGGTTCGAATCCCGCTCCTTCCGCCATTCCTCCCGTATCATCAGCCAATTTCCCAGGCGCCGTTGCGGATCCGGCAGGCCGTGCTCTGCCGTTCGACGGTTGCGCTTTCGCCCATGGCACTGGCGATGAATTCCCGGCAGTCGCGGCCGTCGGACGCCTGGAAGCTGCGCAGAATCCGGAAACTGCCGGCCGAACCGGTGTCCTCGTTCTCCCAATAGACCGTCGATCCCTCAGCCGCGCTGTCCAGGCTCAGAAAGGCCGCGCGCTCCATCTTCTGCTTGTCCATCCGGATGATGTAGTCGGCCGCGTAATAGCCGCCGGCGCCGCCGGCCGCCGCGCCGAGGATGGTCATGACGGTCTGCCCGGTGCCGCTGCCCAGGATGTTGTAACCGACGAAGGCGCCCAGAAACATGCCGGAAAGCGTCGCGCTGGCCCGCTGGTTGGCGGGGTCGCCGGTCTGACAGGCGGTGAGGCCGGCAAGCAGGACAAGCACGGCGATACGCTTCATGAAATTACATCCCCATCGGGCCCGTTGCGTTGACGGCGCAGTCGCGCGAGGCTCGCATCGAAAGGTTAACAAACTATTGAAAGGGTCATGTCGCCGGACACGCCGGGCGCCGCCGGCGTCTTACGTGTTGGCGGAGTTGCCGGCCAGGGGGCTGTATCCGAGCGCGGTCCGCATTTCCTCGATATCCTTCCGGGATCCCGCGCGCTCCAGAATGACGAGGACGGCGTCATTCATCGGCGATGTCGAGGCGGCGCGCCAGCCGACCGACAGCAGATCGTTCAGTGCCCGAATGTCAGCCGCTTTTTGGATAATGACCGCATGTTGCACGCGCACGAGTTCGGGTTCGTCGCTTGCGATATCCTTACCAGACGTAGTCATGATCGAATATCCCTATCGATGAGACAGGCTACCTAACATTACCGGCGCCGGAAGGCAAGAATCGTCGGCGCCGGATGCGGCAGCGACATGCCCCGCCCGTAACGATATCTTCCGGCCGCACGCGAATAGTGGGGAACATCGCGTTGACCGGAGTCGTTTCCTGCGCAGGAGAATATTCCGGTCATGGAACCGTGATGCATATTGGCTGTCTTTTTGCCACAGTTCTGTCATATTCAATGGGTTCCGTGGTCCGGGTACGCCGGAGAAGGCGGGTACCGACCGAACTGAAAAAGGAGGGCTGCTGTGTCCGACCTTGCGACGACAGACAACCTGTTTTTCGAAAAGGCTGGGCTCAACCAGTCGCGAACGCAGAAGATCGTCGATGACGCCCTGACCGGGGCCGATGATGGTGAACTCTACCTGGAGTACTGTCAGGCGGAGAGCATTTCCTATGATGACGGCCGCGTCCGCAACGCCAGCTTCGATACGATGCAGGGGTTTGGCCTGCGCGCCATCGCCGACGAGGCGACGGGATATTCGCATTCGGCGGAACTGAATGAAGACGCCATCAAACGGGCGGGCGATACGGTTCGCGCGGTGCAGTCGGGCCATGGCGGCACGATGGCCGGCGCGCCCGTTGGCCGAAACCAGAGCCTGTACAGCGACGAAAACCCGCTCGGCCAGATGGATTTCGCCGCCAAGGTAAAGCTGCTGGCCGATATCGATGAATATGCCAGGTCCCGCGATTCCCGTGTGCGGCAGGTGTCTGCGTCGATATCGGGCGAATGGCAGGCGGTGCAGATCATCAGGTTGGGCGGTTTCCGCGCTGCCGATATCCGGCCACTGGTCCGGCTCAATGTCTCCGTCATCGTCGGTGAGGGCGACCGCATGGAAAGCGGCAGCCATGGCGTTGGCGGCCGGGTGTCCTACGACGCCTTCGTCGACCCGGCAGCCTGGCAGGCGCAGACCGACGAGGCGTTGCGGCAGGCGCTGGTGAACCTGGAATCCGTCGCCGCGCCCGCCGGCGAAATGACCGTCGTGCTCGGCCCCGGCTGGCCCGGTATCCTGCTGCATGAAGCGGTCGGGCACGGGCTGGAAGGCGATTTCAACCGCAAGAAGACCTCGGCTTTCGCCGGCCTGCTGGGCGAACGCGTCGCGTCCCCCGGCGTGACGGTGGTCGACGACGGCACGCTCAACGACCGCCGCGGTTCGCTGACGATCGATGACGAGGGAACCGCGACCTCCCGCACGGTCCTGATCGAAGACGGCATTCTCGTCGGCTATATGCAGGACCGGCTGAACGCCCGCCTGATGGGCGCCGCACCGACCGGCAACGGGCGGCGGCAATCCTTTGCCCATGCGCCGATGCCGCGGATGACCAATACCTACATGCCCAACGGTAACGCCGATCCGGAGGAGATCCTGCGCTCGGTCAAGAACGGGCTGTACGCCGTGTCCTTCGGCGGCGGCCAGGTCGATATCACCAGCGGCAAGTTCGTCTTTTCCTGCACCGAGGCCTACAAGATTGAGAATGGAAAAATTGGCGCGCCGGTAAAAGGGGCGACGCTGATCGGCAACGGCCCGGACGTGTTGACCCGTGTTTCCATGATAGGCAACGACACGAAGCTCGATCCCGGCATCGGCACCTGCGGCAAGGACGGTCAGGGCGTGCCGGTCGGCGTCGGCCAGCCAACCCTGCGGATTGACGGGCTGACAGTCGGCGGCACAGCGGCGTGACAATCACATGAACCGGTATGCGACGATATTCTGCACGACCCTGCTGGCACTGAGTGCCTGTGATGGCGCCGAACCGGTCGCCGAGGCCGCCGAGAAGGCACAGGTGCGCCTGGACCTGATCGAATTTACCTATGAATTCGCCGCGGGGCGGCACCGCTACAACCATCGCCGGCTGTTTACGGAGACCGCCGGCACCGGCGTCACCGTCACGCGCGGCAAGGTGTGCGTCCTGAATGGCGAAGAGTGCGCCGATGCGCTTGTCAATTACCGGATCGAAGCATTGCAGACCCTGGAACAGAAGGGCCACTACGTTGCGACCCCGGTGGGAAAAGACCGGATTACGCTGCAATACTGGGCCGAGGACGACGCCGGCAACAGGTTCGAATTCACGAAAATTGTGACGACCGACGGCCGGATTGCCGTTTCGGAATAACAACAATGGCGCGACGGTGTTTGTCCGTAGCCCTGATTGCCGCGGCGCTGATCGCGGTATCGTGCCGCATAGCGCCGGCCTTGGCGTCCGATATTACCGGCGTGCCCGATGGCGGGATGTTGAATTTCGCCATCCTGCGGAACGGCGAGGCAATCGGCTCGCATGTCATCCGCTTCGAAAGGAACGGGAGCGACCTGGAGGTGCGCATCGAGGCAAAGGTCGATTACCGCTTCGGCTTCATACCGCTTTACCGGTTCGAGCATCAGGCGCTGGAAGTCTGGCGCGACGGCAGTCTACAGCGGATGGCAGCCACGACGAACGATAACGGTGCGCCATACCAGATTGCCCTGCATCGCGAAGAGGGCGGCATGGTGCTGGCGATCAATGGCGTCGAAACGGCGGAGGACCCGGATCTCCAGCCGGCGAGCCTGTGGAGTGTCGCGATCGTGACGCAACGCCGCATTCTGGATCCGGCCGATGGCGAATTGATGTCGGTCGAAATCGCCGACGCCGGCATGGAATCAATCCGGGTCGCGGGGCGCGATATCCAGGCCCGGCACTATGTGATGACCGGCGATTTCGAACGCGACCTCTGGTACGACAGCCGGGGCGTGCTGATGCAGGTTCGCTTCCACGGCGATGACGGATCGGAAATCCGCTACGATCTGCGTTAGATGGTTAGTCCCGAACGGTCACCGGTGCGGCGGTTTCCGTTTCCGTCGCCGAGCGCGGCCAGATGAACAGCTGCAATGCGATGATGCCGGTGATGATGCAGCCGCCGACGATATCCGTTGTCAGGCCGGGCTTGATCAGCGTAAAGGCCGCCGCCGCCAGCAGCAGGCGCTCGATTACATTGGCGCGGCGCAGGAAGTATCCGTGCAAGCCGGCGGCAAGGCAGCAAACGCCGATAACCGAGGTCACGCAGGAAATTGCGACCGTGACGGCGTCGCCGATCATCAGCAGCGACGGTCCGTAGACAAACATGAACGGTATTATGTAGCCGGTCGCGGCCAGTTTCATCGCAGCGAGGCCACCATCCCAGATCCCCGCGCCGGACAGGCCGTTCGCCGCGTAAAGCGTGATCGCCACCGGCGGCGTAATGGCCGAGAGGATGGCGAAATAGAACACGAACATATGCGCGGCTTCAAGCGGGACCCCCAGCTTGATCAGCGCCGGCACCAGCAACGCCACCTGTACGATATAGGCGGGCGTCGTCGGCAGGCCCATGCCCAGGATGATGCCGGCGATCGCGGTCAGGATCAGCGCCAGCAACAGGGTCTCCTGCGACAGTTGAATGACGAAGGAGGTGAACTCGATGCCGATGCCGCTGAGGGAAATAATGCCGATGACGATACCGGAGCAGGCGCAGGCGACGGCGACCTGCAGCGAGTTGCGAATGCCTTCGATAAGGGCGTTGATGACGCCCATGAAGCTGATCTCGGAACGTGTCGTCTTGCGCATCAGGGCAACCGGAACGACGGAAAACAAACCGCATGTCGCCGCATAGGGCGCGCTGTATCCGGCGACCAGAACGCCAATGATGATTGCCAGGGGGAGAAACTGATGGCCACGGTCGCGCAGGACCTTGCCCATTGCGGGAAGGTCGGCGCGCGGCAGCCCCTTCAGGCCGACGCGTTTCGCTTCGAAATGGACCGCGATAAAAACCGCAAGGAAATAGAGCAGCGCCGGCAGGATGGCGAGCGAGATAACCGTCAGGTAACTCACGGCCATGAATTCGGCCATGACGAAGGCGGCGGCGCCCATAATCGGCGGCATGATCTGCCCGCCGGTCGATGCAACCGCTTCGACCGCGCCGGCAAAGGCGGGCCGGTATCCGATCCGTTTCATCAGCGGAATCGTGAATGTACCCGTGGTCATGACATTGGCGGTGGAACTGCCGGAAATCGTGCCGAACATGGCGCTGGTCATGCAGGCGACCTTGGCGGGTCCGCCGGCGGTGTGCCCGGCAAGTGCCAGCGCGAAATCCATGAACAGTTTGCCGGTGCCGGTTTTTTCAACCAGGGCGCCGAATACGATAAACAGGACGAGATATGTGGCGGACACATTCAGCGGGATGCCGAAAATGCCTTCCGTCGTCAGGTACATCTGATCGATGACTTCGCCGGGTCGCAGGCCGGCGACAAAAAAGCCGTAGCCGAGAAATATCAGGGACGTGATCGGCAGCGCCAGACCAATGGTGCGGCGGGTCGCCTCCAGGACAATGACAATGATCAAGACACCGAAGGTGAAGTCTGTCGGCCGCAATTCATCGACATAGGCGAAGCGGTCCAGAATGTAATCGTGCTCCACAAAAAGGTAGGAGATGACCGCGACGGATCCGGCGAGAAGTGCCGTATCCCACAGGGCGCCGAAGATTGCCTTGCCGCGCGTGGCGTCGGCCAGCGTCGGAAACCAGAGATAGATCAGGACCAGCGCAAACAGCAGATGCGTGCCGCGAAAATGAAAGACCTCCGGCGCACCGGTGAAGACGACCCAGAGATGGAATCCCAACATCGCAAGCGCGATGGCGGATGAAACGGCGATACCGATCTTGTTGCTGGCCAGCATGAACAGACACTCCTCCCGGTGCCGTCCGGTTCCATTTTTTTCGGGGCCCGGTTCGGCTATGAATTCGGGTCCGGGCTAACGGCCCGGACCCGATATCGATGGTCGCCCGGCTCTAGAGCGCGCCGGCTTCCTTGTAGGCCTTGGCCGAACCGGGATGCAGCGGCACGCCGATATCGGTAGCCATGTCCTTCGCCGTAATGTTGCTCAGCGTCTTCACGATGGCGCCGAGTTCCTGACCGCGATTGATAAGCGCCTTGGTCATGTTATAGGCCGACTCTTCCGAAACCGTTGAGCAGTTCAGGATCAGATGCGCGGGGAAGCCGGCAATCTCAACCGGTTCCGTCTGGTTCGGATAGCTGTTTGCCGGAATCGTCAGGCGGCCCCAGCCGGCATTTTCCTTTTTCATCGCGGCGAACTGTTCGTCCGTGATCGACAGAAACTTGATCTTGCGCGAATTGGTGAGGTCGAGCAGCGAGCCGTTCGGCACAGAGGTGATCGTCATCATCACATCGGCCTGGCCGTCCTTCAACATGTTCACGCCATCGCTGATGGACGCGAAATTCACCTTGCTCATGTCGTCATAGCCGAGACCGGCGGCCTTGAGCAGCGCCCGGGCGCCAAGTTCGGTTGTGTTGCCGCGCGGCAGGGTGACAAGTTTCTTGCCCTTCAGGTCGGCGGCGGAGTTGAACGAAAAATCCGTCGTCGGAATCTGCAGGAAGTTATTGTACAGGGAACCCAGATTGCAGATGTCTCCCAGTTTCTCTTCGAATGGCGGCTTCCCATTCAGGCCGTCGACCGCGGACATGACCAGGCTGAAGCCCATATGCGCCTTCCCGCCGGATACGCCCTTCAGGTTGATCAGGCCGGCGCCGGGGCGGATAGTGACGTTCATCCCGGGAACTTCGGCTTCCAGAATATTCTTGATGGCGCCGCCCAGCGGGTACCAGCTGCCGCCGGCCGGGCCGGTCATGAATACGATATCTTCCGCCACGGCTGGTGCGGCGGTCACACCCAGCGAACCGGCAAGTGCAAGGGCTGCAATGGATAATGTTGGTTTCTTGAACATTTTTGTTCCTCCCGTGAAAGGCCAGTTCTGCTGGCCCGTTAAATTGGCGGAATTCGCTGTATTTCCGGCTTGCCGGGCACTGCGATCAGCCCGCGCTCCCATGCTCCGGACATGACAGGCGCCGGTGCGAAACCCAACGGAGCGTACCCTTGGCGCTTGGTCAAGGGAAGGGAAAATTATGTGGCTCGATCAAAGGGATAAATAGGGTTCGGTTGCAATAAATAGGCGAAATTCTAGCGCATGACCGGGTATTTTGCGGCCAGTACGTGTAGTTGAAGGGGGAACCTGCGCGGAGTAGGTTACGGGCTGAACGTGCGCCGTCCGGAGAAAATTTCATGGCCCCTGAAAATACGGCAAACCAGATCGCGCCGACGGTTCTTGAACAGCTGCGCGCCGTCATCGGCGACCGGGTATCGACCGCGGCTGCCGTGCGCGATCACCATGCCAGCGGCGAAGACTATATGACGCCCATGCCGCCCGATGCCGTATGCTTCGCGCAGTCGACCGAAGAAGCCAGCGCCATCGTCCGGATTTGCGCCGCATACGGGATACCGGTCATTCCGTACGGCACGGGAACGTCGCTGGAAGGGCATGTCATCGCGCTGCATGGGGGCGTCTGTCTCGACCTGTCCCGGATGAACGCCGTGCTGGAAGTGAACGCGGAAGACCTGGACTGCCGGGTTCAGGCCGGCGTCACCCGCAAGCAGATCAACGAACACCTGCGCGATACCGGGCTGTTCTTTCCCATCGATCCCGGCGCGGACGCCTCACTGGGCGGCATGGCGGCGACGCGGGCCAGCGGCACGAACGCGGTGCGGTACGGCACGATGCGCGAAAACGTTCTGGGGCTGACGGTGGTCCTGGCGGATGGCCGGGTTATCCGTACCGGCGGCCGGGCGCGCAAATCCGCAGCCGGTTACGACCTGACGCGCGTTTTCGTCGGTTCGGAAGGAACGCTTGGCGTCATCACCGAGGTGCAGTTGCGCCTGTATGGCATACCCGAGGCGATGTCGACGGCGGTCTGCCAGTTTCCGACCCTGGCGGATGCGGTGAATACCGTGATCCTGACGATCCAGTCCGGCATTCCCGTGGCGCGCATCGAACTGCTCGACGATGTACAGATGGATGCCTGCATCAGATATTCCAGGCTGGAAGGCTACGAAGCAAAACCGACCCTGTGGTTCGAATTTCACGGGACCGAGGCGTCGGTCAAGGAACAATCGGAAATGGTCGGCGCCATAGCTGCGGATTTCGACGGCGGCCGCTTTCAGTGGACGACCCGCAGTGAGGAACGCAACCAGCTCTGGCAGGCGCGTCACGACGCCTATTTCGCTGCCCTGGCCCTGCAGCCGGGCAAGAAGGGAATCGCGACCGATGCCTGCGTACCGATTTCCCGCCTTGCCGAGTGCCTGCTCGACACCCAGCGCGACATCCAGGAAACCGGCATGATCGCGCCAATTGTCGGTCATGTCGGCGACGGGAACTTCCATCTCGTGATCCTGATCGATCCGGAAAGGCCCGAGGAACTGAAGAACGCCAAGGCGCTAATCGAGCGGATGAACCACCGCGCCATCGCCATGGGCGGAACCTGTACGGGAGAACACGGTATCGGGCTCGGCAAACGCGACTTCCTGACCGCCGAACATGGCGAGGCCGTCAGCGTCATGCGCGCGATCAAGTTCGCGCTGGACCCCGCGAATATCATGAATCCCGGAAAAATATTGCGTAAATGAGCAGTTCTGAATCACGCCGCACCGCGTGACTCATAATTTGACACCGATCCGTAGACGCACCAGTTACAATAGCAGGCTGACGTTGACTACTTTCGGTCTTATTGCCTTGTCCGGCGCGGTCCAGCCGGCCATCGGAGCATT
The sequence above is a segment of the Alphaproteobacteria bacterium genome. Coding sequences within it:
- a CDS encoding TRAP transporter permease, translating into MLASNKIGIAVSSAIALAMLGFHLWVVFTGAPEVFHFRGTHLLFALVLIYLWFPTLADATRGKAIFGALWDTALLAGSVAVISYLFVEHDYILDRFAYVDELRPTDFTFGVLIIVIVLEATRRTIGLALPITSLIFLGYGFFVAGLRPGEVIDQMYLTTEGIFGIPLNVSATYLVLFIVFGALVEKTGTGKLFMDFALALAGHTAGGPAKVACMTSAMFGTISGSSTANVMTTGTFTIPLMKRIGYRPAFAGAVEAVASTGGQIMPPIMGAAAFVMAEFMAVSYLTVISLAILPALLYFLAVFIAVHFEAKRVGLKGLPRADLPAMGKVLRDRGHQFLPLAIIIGVLVAGYSAPYAATCGLFSVVPVALMRKTTRSEISFMGVINALIEGIRNSLQVAVACACSGIVIGIISLSGIGIEFTSFVIQLSQETLLLALILTAIAGIILGMGLPTTPAYIVQVALLVPALIKLGVPLEAAHMFVFYFAILSAITPPVAITLYAANGLSGAGIWDGGLAAMKLAATGYIIPFMFVYGPSLLMIGDAVTVAISCVTSVIGVCCLAAGLHGYFLRRANVIERLLLAAAAFTLIKPGLTTDIVGGCIITGIIALQLFIWPRSATETETAAPVTVRD
- a CDS encoding TAXI family TRAP transporter solute-binding subunit, yielding MFKKPTLSIAALALAGSLGVTAAPAVAEDIVFMTGPAGGSWYPLGGAIKNILEAEVPGMNVTIRPGAGLINLKGVSGGKAHMGFSLVMSAVDGLNGKPPFEEKLGDICNLGSLYNNFLQIPTTDFSFNSAADLKGKKLVTLPRGNTTELGARALLKAAGLGYDDMSKVNFASISDGVNMLKDGQADVMMTITSVPNGSLLDLTNSRKIKFLSITDEQFAAMKKENAGWGRLTIPANSYPNQTEPVEIAGFPAHLILNCSTVSEESAYNMTKALINRGQELGAIVKTLSNITAKDMATDIGVPLHPGSAKAYKEAGAL
- a CDS encoding FAD-linked oxidase C-terminal domain-containing protein, translated to MAPENTANQIAPTVLEQLRAVIGDRVSTAAAVRDHHASGEDYMTPMPPDAVCFAQSTEEASAIVRICAAYGIPVIPYGTGTSLEGHVIALHGGVCLDLSRMNAVLEVNAEDLDCRVQAGVTRKQINEHLRDTGLFFPIDPGADASLGGMAATRASGTNAVRYGTMRENVLGLTVVLADGRVIRTGGRARKSAAGYDLTRVFVGSEGTLGVITEVQLRLYGIPEAMSTAVCQFPTLADAVNTVILTIQSGIPVARIELLDDVQMDACIRYSRLEGYEAKPTLWFEFHGTEASVKEQSEMVGAIAADFDGGRFQWTTRSEERNQLWQARHDAYFAALALQPGKKGIATDACVPISRLAECLLDTQRDIQETGMIAPIVGHVGDGNFHLVILIDPERPEELKNAKALIERMNHRAIAMGGTCTGEHGIGLGKRDFLTAEHGEAVSVMRAIKFALDPANIMNPGKILRK